TGCAGTCATCTCAGCATTAAAGAAATGAGGGAGTGTTTCTTGAAGGTGTATCATTGCTCTCGCTAAAAAGCTAACATAAGCGCTGATGCTGCGTGCGTGCGCGAACTTACCGACACGCATGTCCCATTCCCGATCAtccacttcctcctcggGATCAAAGCCTCTGCCACCGCCAAAGAGCTCCCTATCCTTGCCCTTCCCACCCGGAGTGGGATATACACCATTTTTTGAGGCAGGGCCAAAATGAGGTACAAAGAATGGAacagaggaagatggtgatgaCGGAATGAGCGACAAGGAACGAGACTGACCGGCCACTCGTAAAGAACGACGAGAGCACGTGGAAGATGACAGGGAAAATCTTGAGAGATGGGGGAGCATAGGCATAATGATTTGATGGGGGATGCCTGTAGCAGAATGAAAGAAGGCAAAGTTGAGATCAGTGAGATTCAAGTAAACTGCGACACTAGGGGTTACAGAGGTAAGGGATTTCCATTCGCAAGTATCGGGAGATGTTGGAGTTCTCTATTTTGCTTTAGAAATAATATGGTGACGTCATGAAAAGAAGAGCGAGATGGACTGCAAACTAAATTAATAATATTACTCGATCGTGCGTATACTGTGGTTCTGGGGACATTACATAATACATCTACTAACCACTATTTATCTGTTGCTTCTCTAATAAGTATCGACCTGTGTATCTATTAACCAGGAGGACCTCAGTTCGATTCGAAGTGTACTGGAATTACGTAGAAGATTTCACGATCCTACGACACAGCTGTAAATCGACTCAGGCATCTCCAGCAAATGTTGCTGTCGACCGGTGGTACTAACCAACAGCACCCAACAACCGCTGCATATTCCTTCAAGGCATCATTCTCGCCAACAATCAACAGCACTAAACGTCTAATTACTTATGGAGGAACTTGAGAGAATACACAGTATTCACCTCGAAAGAGGTCAGTCTTCTGTGGATTATCAGTATGATACAGAATCCTCTCCCATTATCAGTTGCGACAAGTCATTGCCTTTCCAACGCAACAAGTTACCTAGACGATCTACAGCGGCGACCGAAGCGCCAACGCCTGCACCACCACCTGAAATTGAATTATCACCCACATCACTGTCCACACGCGAAGCACGGCAGGTCATTGCTTCCTTCCCTAACTCTCCGGCCAATCCTATCAACTGGACAGCCAGGAAGAAATGGACCATAACAGCAATCCTTGCATTGACTGGATTCATCTCAACAGTAGGAAGTTCTATTGGGGTGCCTGGACTACATGCAGTGATGTCTGAGTTCGGAGAGACAAACGAGAAGATTGGAGTTCTAATCGCTGGTGCCTATGTTCTAGGTCTAGGGTACGCAAAGACAGGGGCCGTAGAGTATGTAATGTAAGCTTACGTCTCCTTGAGAACTGGACCATTTGTGTTTGCACCAGTGTCAGAGCTCTATGGACGACAGGTAGCCTATGTCTCAAGCCAAATATTCTATGTCTTGTTCACCTTGGGAACGGGTTTTACCCAGAGGTTCGTGCTTTGAATTACAATGATAACTGAACGCATCAGACTGAAAACGTCACGTATAGCATGGCAGCACTCATCGTTCTACGATTGTACGTGGCCCCTTCAAATGAGTGTGATAATTTCTCACGTAGAATTCTAGTTTTTGTGGGTGTTTTGCTTCTCCTCCGCCTTCTCTAGGTGTCGCGACTTGTGCCGATGTAAGAATGACATCTTTCTGATCCGAAGTCGAATGGCGCTCATCACTTACCTAGATGTTTCTACCTCATGAAAGAGGTAAACCGATATCACTGTATGCCCTAGGGCCAATTGTTCGCCTCTTCCATCACATGCTTCCAGCCATCATGACTGATTTGTACATCTTTGCAGAGCGGGCCCATTATTGGCAACATGGTAGGCTATTGGCTCTTGtttggaggatggagatgggCCTATTACTTTATGACAATAGTTGCGTTTCTTAACTTTATTTTGATGGTCGTTTTTCTCAGGGAGACCTATGCTCCGTACGTATCTTCTTTCTAATTATTTTCAATACTCTTGATATTGACTCATATATTAGTGCGATTCAAAAGATCATGACCTATCGGGTGACTCATCCACTTTCTCTTGCGACTTCCAGCCGGAGACATTATCTTCCAGATATGACCTGGATGACCGCGATGGTCTCAAAAGAGGATGCGAAAACAGTCTATGTCAGGGCATTTTCACGCCCCCCGCGATTGCTGTTTACCAATCCGGTTGCATTTGCTTTCTCTTTGTATTACGCTTATGTATATGGTAAGGCTGTGATTCTCGCTCTGAATAGAGCGTTTGGAGCTGATATTCCGCTGCAGGTATAATCTATCTTTTCTTGGTAGCTTTACCTCTCTTGTACGGCAAACCACCGTTTAGCCGGCCCATTTTGTTTTCATATAAGTGGCCTTTGGCCACAATGGGGCTGCCATACATTTCTATGGGTAGGTATTTTAAGGCCGTGTTGCATGGTGTATGGATCTGATGATGCCGGTTATAGGTTTGGGCTTCATATGTGCGGTGGTCATAGCCTCCCAATGTCAAGACCGTATATATAAACACCTTTCAAAACTTAATGGTGACAAGGGGCAGCCGGAATATAGAGTATGTCCGGCATCTAGCACTAGGTCCCACTAACGGTGTTGTTTCACGCAGCTTGTACTGACTCAAATAGGCATGTGTATCATGCCAGTCGGATTATTTATTTTTGTAAGTGTAATGGGCCTCAAATTTCTAATTTACTAATAACAATACTAAAAGGGGTGGACAGCCCATGCAGAAGTACATTGGATGGGGCCTTTCATGGGCCAGGCTGTCATGGGGATTGGTTTGATGCTAGCATTCAACACGATCCAGAATTTGTTGAGTGGTAGCAACACCCGTGTCGATCTCACTGACACTTGAACTTAGCTTCGTGGATGCTTTTTATCCTTATTCTGCTGCAGCCGTAGCGGGTGCAACTGCTGTAAATTTGGTCGTTTCAGCTGGACGCCGTCGTTACTGACAAATTAATTGGTCCTGGGGTGGGTCCAGGCGCGTTCTGTTGTAGCTTGTATCATGCCGCTTTTTACGACCACTATGTTTGTAAAGCTtggatggggatggggCGGGACTCTTATCGCCTGTATAGCCATCGTTGGAATACCGGCGCCGATGATTGTGAGTATCGTAGTGTTATATGACTCCTCGAGCAAAGTTGACATTGATAGCAGATGTTCTTTTTCGGTCAGAGGTTACGAGAACATTATGCCTTCCAAGGGTAGCTTTTGGTAGACTTTGGACATAAATAATGATGGACATTAGGGTCTACAACATGACATATATTGGGAACAGCGCATCAGCTACCGCAAAGTGCAAAAAAAATGCATCTAATAACCTTAAAAATATCGAAAATACTCGACATCTACTGAGGTCCAAACAGGCAGGATACATACTATGTTATGAAGCCTAACAGGTTTCTTTACTGAAACAGAAACTAGCCGAAACGATTCAGCCTACTGCTGGGGAGGCTAGGGAACCCAGCTCTTGGAATGTTTCCTGTAGCTCTGACACCATCTGGTCTCAAGGGTGATAGATACGCTGGGATGACGCCGTCTCCGCTCTTTTGGGTAACAATTAGCTAGCTGCTTCTTGCGTCTATTGAGGTGACTCTTAGCTCACATTCATAACAGGATCCCAATTGAAAGTAGGTGGAGGTTGAGTACCGAGAattctctttttctttttcttttcaaCAGCAGGCACTGTTGTCTCTTCTTTATCCACTGACTTCTGCTCGACAGTCTCGCTCTTTGACGCTCGAGCCTTGAGAGTATCAAGCTCGTTCTCAGCATTTGAATCCTCAAGAGGAGTCGATTTGGGCTTGGATTTTATAGGAGATTTTCGCGCGGTTTTCGATTTTTTGGCGCGTATAGGGGTGAAATCATCTAGTTCAGAGCTTGAATCAGTTGATGCTTTAGCCTTTGAACGCTCTTTCG
This DNA window, taken from Cryptococcus gattii WM276 chromosome C, complete sequence, encodes the following:
- a CDS encoding polyamine transport-related protein, putative (Similar to TIGR gene model, INSD accession AAW42142.1); the protein is MEELERIHSIHLERGQSSVDYQYDTESSPIISCDKSLPFQRNKLPRRSTAATEAPTPAPPPEIELSPTSLSTREARQVIASFPNSPANPINWTARKKWTITAILALTGFISTVGSSIGVPGLHAVMSEFGETNEKIGVLIAGAYVLGLGTGPFVFAPVSELYGRQVAYVSSQIFYVLFTLGTGFTQSMAALIVLRFFCGCFASPPPSLGVATCADMFLPHERGKPISLYALGPISGPIIGNMVGYWLLFGGWRWAYYFMTIVAFLNFILMVVFLRETYAPAIQKIMTYRVTHPLSLATSSRRHYLPDMTWMTAMVSKEDAKTVYVRAFSRPPRLLFTNPVAFAFSLYYAYVYGIIYLFLVALPLLYGKPPFSRPILFSYKWPLATMGLPYISMGLGFICAVVIASQCQDRIYKHLSKLNGDKGQPEYRLVLTQIGMCIMPVGLFIFGWTAHAEVHWMGPFMGQAVMGIGLMLAFNTIQNFFVDAFYPYSAAAVAGATAARSVVACIMPLFTTTMFVKLGWGWGGTLIACIAIVGIPAPMIMFFFGQRLREHYAFQG